The following proteins are encoded in a genomic region of Pseudomonas saponiphila:
- a CDS encoding S9 family peptidase: MNETRASSPRVEPFSANQATAAGTDFAELQLTPHGLFWNEYRPVDASCRIWHWQQGQARCLTPEGFSARSRVYEYGGGAFCISGEHLVFVNDADQQLYRQPLAGGAPEALTRGDCRYGDLQAHADQVLAVEECASEHRLVAIDRHDGRRQLLAAGADFYAAPTLSANGQRLAWIEWDRPHQPWTCTRLMLAERRGDGTWGEPRCVAGDGEPESLQQPRFDQDQQLYCLTDRQGFWQPWAESGSGLRPLPCAAADHAPAPWQLGCSTWMPLGGDAWFGSWTENGFGRLGVHHADGTQQDFTGDYSRFRGLAQDQRYLYCIAASPVSPSAVITIERETRQVQVLAGGAAPLPAEHISRPQTLCYPSGDGKAHGFFYPAMNGANRPPLVVFIHGGPTSACYPILDPRIQFWTQRGFAVADLNYRGSSGYGRAYRQALHLRWGEVDVEDACAVVAYLDQQGLIDPQQAFIRGGSAGGYTTLCALAFAKVFCAGASLYGVSDPIALTRSTHKFEGDYLDWLIGDPQQDRQRYLARTPLLHAGDIRVPVVFFQGELDAVVVPQQTRDMLKALKDQGIAAEAHYYPDERHGFRKADNQAHALEQEWRFYQKVLQAQP, translated from the coding sequence ATGAACGAAACTCGCGCCTCATCGCCAAGGGTTGAGCCCTTCAGCGCCAACCAGGCCACCGCCGCCGGAACCGATTTTGCCGAACTGCAACTGACGCCTCACGGCCTGTTCTGGAATGAATACCGTCCCGTAGACGCCAGTTGCCGGATCTGGCATTGGCAGCAAGGCCAGGCCCGTTGCCTGACCCCGGAGGGTTTCAGCGCCCGCAGCCGGGTCTACGAATATGGCGGCGGCGCCTTCTGCATCAGCGGCGAACACCTGGTGTTCGTCAACGACGCGGACCAGCAGCTTTATCGCCAGCCCCTGGCGGGCGGCGCGCCAGAAGCCCTGACCCGGGGCGACTGCCGCTACGGCGATCTGCAGGCTCACGCCGATCAGGTCCTGGCTGTGGAAGAGTGCGCCAGCGAGCATCGGCTGGTGGCCATCGACCGCCATGACGGGCGTCGGCAGTTGCTCGCCGCCGGGGCTGACTTCTATGCCGCTCCGACCTTGAGCGCCAACGGCCAGCGCCTGGCCTGGATCGAATGGGATCGCCCCCATCAGCCCTGGACCTGCACTCGCCTGATGCTCGCCGAACGCCGCGGCGACGGCACCTGGGGTGAGCCGCGCTGCGTGGCCGGAGACGGTGAGCCGGAGTCCCTGCAGCAGCCACGCTTCGACCAGGACCAGCAACTCTACTGCCTGACCGATCGCCAGGGTTTCTGGCAACCCTGGGCCGAGTCCGGCAGCGGCTTGCGGCCGCTGCCCTGTGCCGCGGCCGATCACGCTCCTGCACCCTGGCAACTGGGCTGCAGCACCTGGATGCCCCTGGGCGGTGACGCCTGGTTCGGCAGCTGGACCGAGAACGGCTTCGGTCGGCTCGGCGTGCACCACGCCGACGGTACGCAACAGGACTTCACCGGCGACTACAGTCGCTTTCGCGGCCTGGCGCAGGATCAGCGTTACCTGTATTGCATCGCCGCCTCCCCCGTCAGCCCCTCGGCGGTGATCACCATCGAGCGTGAAACCCGGCAGGTACAGGTATTGGCCGGCGGCGCGGCGCCGCTGCCGGCGGAACATATCAGTCGTCCGCAAACCCTGTGCTACCCCAGCGGTGACGGCAAGGCCCACGGTTTTTTCTACCCGGCCATGAACGGGGCCAACCGACCGCCGCTGGTGGTGTTCATCCACGGAGGCCCGACCTCCGCCTGTTACCCGATACTCGATCCGCGCATCCAGTTCTGGACCCAACGCGGCTTCGCCGTGGCCGACCTGAACTACCGGGGCAGCAGCGGCTATGGCCGGGCCTATCGCCAGGCCCTGCATCTGCGCTGGGGTGAAGTGGATGTGGAAGACGCCTGCGCGGTGGTGGCCTACCTGGACCAGCAAGGGCTGATCGATCCACAGCAGGCGTTTATCCGTGGCGGCAGCGCGGGGGGCTACACCACCCTCTGCGCCCTGGCTTTCGCCAAGGTGTTCTGTGCCGGCGCCAGCTTGTACGGCGTCAGCGATCCCATTGCCCTTACCCGTTCCACGCACAAGTTCGAGGGCGACTATCTGGACTGGCTGATCGGCGACCCGCAGCAGGACCGGCAGCGATATCTGGCCCGCACACCGCTGCTGCACGCCGGCGATATCCGTGTCCCGGTGGTGTTTTTCCAGGGCGAGCTGGACGCCGTGGTGGTGCCGCAACAAACCCGCGACATGCTCAAGGCACTCAAGGACCAGGGCATTGCCGCCGAGGCGCATTACTACCCGGATGAGCGCCACGGCTTTCGCAAGGCGGACAATCAGGCCCATGCCCTGGAGCAGGAGTGGCGGTTCTATCAGAAGGTGCTGCAGGCGCAGCCTTGA
- the pqqE gene encoding pyrroloquinoline quinone biosynthesis protein PqqE, producing MPSTGSNSAEVAVPDKPPVGLPLWLLAELTYRCPLQCPYCSNPLDFAEQGQELSTEQWIKVFREAREMGAAQLGFSGGEPLVRQDLAELIGEARKLGFYTNLITSGIGLTEQKISDFKKAGLDHIQISFQASDEQVNNLLAGSKKAFAQKLEMARAVKAHGYPMVLNFVTHRHNIDRIDRIIELCIALEADFVELATCQFYGWAQLNRVGLLPTQEQLLRAERITNEYRAKLEAQGHPCKLIFVTPDYYEERPKACMNGWGSLFLTVTPDGTALPCHGARQMPVQFPNVRDHSMQHIWYDSFGFNRYRGYDWMPEPCHSCDEKEKDFGGCRCQAFMLTGDASNADPVCSKSEHHGMILKAREESETATQTIEQLAFRNERNSRLIAKG from the coding sequence GTGCCCAGCACTGGATCGAACTCGGCTGAAGTCGCCGTGCCCGACAAACCGCCAGTTGGCCTGCCACTCTGGTTGCTGGCCGAGCTGACTTACCGCTGCCCGCTGCAATGCCCCTACTGCTCCAATCCCCTGGATTTCGCCGAGCAGGGCCAGGAGCTGAGCACCGAACAATGGATCAAGGTGTTTCGCGAAGCGCGGGAGATGGGCGCCGCGCAGCTGGGCTTTTCCGGCGGAGAGCCGTTGGTGCGCCAGGACCTCGCCGAACTGATCGGCGAGGCGCGCAAGCTGGGCTTCTACACCAACCTGATCACCTCCGGCATCGGCCTCACCGAACAGAAGATCAGCGACTTCAAGAAAGCCGGCCTGGACCATATCCAGATCAGCTTCCAAGCCAGCGACGAGCAGGTGAACAACCTGCTGGCCGGCTCGAAGAAAGCCTTCGCGCAGAAGCTGGAGATGGCCCGCGCGGTCAAGGCCCATGGCTATCCGATGGTGCTGAATTTCGTCACCCATCGGCACAATATCGACAGAATCGACCGCATCATCGAGCTGTGCATCGCCCTGGAAGCCGACTTCGTCGAGCTTGCCACCTGCCAGTTCTACGGCTGGGCCCAGCTCAACCGCGTCGGCCTGCTGCCGACCCAGGAGCAACTGCTGCGCGCCGAACGCATCACCAACGAGTACCGCGCCAAGCTGGAAGCCCAGGGCCATCCCTGCAAACTGATCTTCGTCACCCCGGACTACTACGAAGAGCGCCCCAAGGCCTGCATGAACGGCTGGGGCAGCCTCTTCCTCACCGTGACCCCGGACGGCACCGCCCTGCCCTGCCACGGCGCGCGGCAGATGCCGGTGCAGTTCCCCAACGTGCGCGACCACAGCATGCAGCACATCTGGTACGACTCCTTCGGTTTCAACCGCTACCGCGGCTACGACTGGATGCCCGAGCCGTGCCACTCCTGCGACGAGAAGGAAAAGGACTTCGGTGGCTGCCGCTGCCAGGCCTTCATGCTCACGGGGGACGCCAGCAATGCCGACCCGGTGTGCAGCAAATCGGAACACCACGGGATGATTCTCAAGGCCCGCGAAGAATCCGAAACCGCCACCCAAACCATTGAGCAACTGGCCTTTCGCAATGAACGAAACTCGCGCCTCATCGCCAAGGGTTGA
- the pqqD gene encoding pyrroloquinoline quinone biosynthesis peptide chaperone PqqD, with product MSFDRSKTPRWRPGYRFQYEPAQKGHVLLYPEGMIKLNDSAALIGGLIDGERNVAAIISELEVQFPGVAELGDDIEQFMEVARAQHWIELG from the coding sequence ATGAGTTTCGACCGCAGCAAGACCCCACGCTGGCGCCCCGGCTACCGCTTCCAGTACGAACCGGCGCAAAAGGGCCACGTGCTGCTGTACCCGGAAGGCATGATCAAGCTCAACGACAGTGCGGCACTGATTGGCGGGCTGATTGATGGCGAGCGGAACGTGGCGGCGATCATCAGCGAACTGGAAGTACAGTTCCCGGGGGTGGCCGAGCTCGGTGACGATATCGAGCAGTTCATGGAGGTCGCCCGTGCCCAGCACTGGATCGAACTCGGCTGA
- the pqqC gene encoding pyrroloquinoline-quinone synthase PqqC: protein MTDTPLSPAEFEQALRAKGAYYHIHHPYHVAMYEGRASREQIQGWVANRFYYQVNIPMKDAAILANCPDREVRREWIQRLLDHDGAPGEDGGIEAWLRLGQAVGLDPDQLRSQELVLPGVRFAVDAYVNFARRASWQEAASSSLTELFAPQIHQSRLDSWPQHYPWIDPIGYEYFRTRLGQARRDVEHGLAITLQHYTTRAAQERMLEILQFKLDILWSMLDAMSMAYELNRPPYHSVTDQRVWHKGIPL, encoded by the coding sequence ATGACCGACACCCCCCTGTCCCCTGCCGAGTTCGAGCAGGCACTGCGCGCCAAGGGCGCCTATTACCATATCCATCACCCCTATCACGTGGCGATGTATGAAGGCCGGGCAAGCCGCGAGCAGATCCAGGGCTGGGTCGCCAACCGCTTCTACTACCAGGTGAACATCCCCATGAAGGATGCGGCGATCCTCGCCAACTGCCCGGACCGCGAAGTACGCCGCGAATGGATCCAGCGCCTGCTGGACCACGACGGCGCACCCGGCGAAGACGGCGGCATCGAGGCCTGGCTGCGCCTGGGCCAGGCCGTGGGCCTGGACCCGGACCAACTGCGTTCCCAGGAACTGGTACTGCCCGGCGTGCGCTTCGCCGTGGACGCCTACGTCAACTTCGCCCGCCGCGCCAGCTGGCAGGAAGCCGCCAGCAGTTCGCTGACCGAACTGTTCGCCCCGCAGATCCACCAGTCGCGCCTGGACAGCTGGCCCCAGCATTACCCGTGGATCGACCCGATCGGCTACGAATACTTCCGCACCCGCCTGGGCCAGGCCCGGCGCGATGTGGAACACGGCCTGGCCATCACCCTGCAGCACTACACCACTCGGGCGGCACAGGAACGCATGCTGGAAATTCTCCAGTTCAAACTGGACATCCTTTGGAGCATGCTCGACGCCATGAGCATGGCCTATGAACTGAACCGCCCGCCTTATCACAGCGTTACCGATCAGCGGGTCTGGCATAAAGGGATCCCTCTATGA
- the pqqB gene encoding pyrroloquinoline quinone biosynthesis protein PqqB, translating to MFVQILGSAAGGGFPQWNCNCVNCAGFRDGSLRAQARTQSSIAISDDGVNWVLCNASPDIRAQLQSFAPMQPGRALRDSGIGAIILMDSQIDHTTGLLSLREGCPHQVWCTDMVHEDLSTGFPLFKMLSHWNGGLNWNRIELDQSFSIPACPNLRFTPLPLRSAAPPYSPHRFDPHPGDNIGLIVEDLRSGGKLFYAPGLGKVDAPLLEIMAASDVLLVDGTLWEDDEMQRRGVGTRTGQEMGHLAQNGPGGMLEVLEQLPRQRKVLIHINNTNPILDEDSAERAELVRRKVEVAYDGMSIEL from the coding sequence ATGTTTGTCCAGATTCTAGGTTCCGCCGCCGGCGGTGGTTTTCCGCAGTGGAACTGCAACTGCGTGAACTGCGCAGGGTTTCGCGACGGCAGCCTGCGGGCTCAGGCCCGCACCCAATCGTCCATCGCGATTTCCGATGACGGGGTGAACTGGGTACTGTGCAACGCCTCGCCGGACATCCGCGCCCAACTGCAAAGCTTCGCCCCCATGCAGCCGGGCCGGGCCCTGCGCGATAGCGGCATCGGCGCCATCATCCTGATGGACAGCCAGATCGACCACACCACCGGCCTGCTCAGCCTGCGCGAAGGCTGCCCGCATCAGGTCTGGTGCACCGACATGGTCCACGAAGACCTGAGCACCGGCTTCCCGCTGTTCAAGATGCTCAGCCACTGGAACGGCGGCCTGAACTGGAACCGCATCGAGCTGGACCAGAGCTTCAGCATCCCCGCCTGCCCCAACCTGCGCTTCACGCCGCTGCCCCTGCGCAGCGCGGCGCCGCCCTATTCTCCGCACCGTTTCGACCCGCACCCGGGGGACAACATCGGCCTGATCGTCGAAGACCTGCGCAGCGGCGGCAAACTCTTCTATGCTCCGGGCCTGGGCAAGGTCGACGCACCACTGCTGGAGATCATGGCCGCCAGCGACGTGCTGCTGGTAGACGGCACCCTGTGGGAAGACGATGAAATGCAACGCCGTGGCGTTGGCACCCGCACCGGCCAGGAAATGGGCCACCTGGCGCAGAACGGTCCCGGCGGCATGCTTGAGGTGCTGGAGCAACTGCCCCGCCAGCGCAAGGTGCTGATCCACATCAACAACACCAACCCGATCCTCGACGAAGACTCCGCCGAACGTGCCGAACTGGTACGTCGAAAGGTGGAAGTGGCCTACGACGGAATGAGTATTGAGCTGTAG
- the pqqA gene encoding pyrroloquinoline quinone precursor peptide PqqA, whose product MTWSKPAYTDLRIGFEVTMYFASR is encoded by the coding sequence ATGACTTGGTCCAAACCTGCTTACACCGACCTGCGTATCGGCTTCGAAGTCACCATGTACTTCGCCAGCCGCTGA
- the pqqF gene encoding pyrroloquinoline quinone biosynthesis protein PqqF, with protein sequence MPALNHPLPHLQTLANGLRVSLRHAPHLKRCAAALRVCAGSHDAPPAWPGLAHFLEHLLFLGTERFPVEQGLMAHVRNQGGQLNAKTCERATEFFFELPPSALAAGLERLCDMLAHPRLDLDDQRREREVLHAEFIAWSRDQAAQRQFALFDGLSGAHPLRAFHAGNRYSLNLASRGFQQGLQQFHREYYQAGQMTLSLVGPQPLEELRALAERYGATLARGQHLDQRRPPALLPCGTRSYQQLEAQRLDLLFAFEQLPEGAAPALDFLCTWLQSAKPGGLLAGLQQRQLAQSLKAQTLYEFAGQALLHLQVNLSTRAATAAAQVSELVGDWLGFFRAQGDWPELREEYALLRQRPLQVASALALAQRDSRQTVDELNEQGIAALKAVLAQLQPQVVDNFSSEWHLPAANPFLRSPAEAPRAGLIRGQTSAHRGLRTFAQDRSRSRRETSALHLSQALPTDGHDGALILRWRLASPAPAGLHERLLHSLAPLRSDAAQAGVQLSFASAGEDWMLTLSGLQQPLPAVLQQALKQLTQPADSFWQENPAPLDEAPLMPIRQLLRAFSEQPQAVGSRSAQVSDLQALWADAHWDGLALGLPAGIQEALGRVLQRMPGTADVGLCQPPAAEASRRWQSLPGDAGEQALLLFCPTPGPNLADEAAWRLLGQLCQTPFYQRLRVELQLGYAVFSAVRQRNGQTGLLFGVQSPSATLSEILQHVEQFLQQLPEYLRTLDEAFWNQQRQALAQQFQASLLPLEQAAQWLWQAKLAGHPSDYLTQLHASILALTPDAVIQAARVLQAAGGWTLLANGPCPGAPWQEAQ encoded by the coding sequence ATGCCCGCGCTGAACCACCCCCTGCCCCACTTGCAAACCCTGGCCAACGGCCTGCGGGTGTCCCTGCGTCATGCCCCACACCTGAAACGTTGCGCCGCCGCACTGCGGGTCTGCGCCGGCAGCCACGATGCACCACCGGCCTGGCCGGGGCTGGCGCACTTCCTGGAGCACCTGCTGTTTCTCGGCACCGAGCGCTTTCCCGTTGAACAGGGGCTGATGGCCCATGTGCGAAACCAGGGCGGACAGCTCAATGCCAAGACCTGTGAACGCGCGACTGAATTCTTCTTCGAACTGCCGCCCAGTGCCCTTGCCGCAGGCTTGGAACGCCTGTGCGACATGCTCGCCCACCCGCGCCTGGACCTTGACGACCAGCGCCGGGAACGGGAGGTGCTGCACGCGGAATTTATCGCCTGGTCCCGGGATCAGGCGGCGCAGCGTCAGTTCGCGCTGTTCGACGGTCTGTCTGGCGCTCATCCGCTACGGGCCTTCCATGCCGGCAACCGTTACAGCCTGAACCTGGCCAGCCGCGGCTTTCAGCAAGGGCTACAGCAGTTTCATCGGGAGTATTACCAGGCCGGGCAAATGACCCTGAGCCTGGTCGGCCCCCAGCCTCTGGAAGAACTTCGCGCCCTGGCCGAACGCTACGGCGCGACGCTGGCCCGAGGCCAGCATCTTGATCAGCGCCGACCTCCCGCGCTGTTGCCCTGCGGCACCCGCAGTTATCAACAGCTAGAGGCACAACGCCTGGACCTGCTGTTCGCCTTCGAACAACTGCCCGAAGGCGCAGCACCCGCCCTGGACTTTCTCTGTACCTGGCTGCAGTCGGCCAAGCCGGGAGGGCTGCTTGCCGGGCTCCAGCAGCGCCAGCTGGCCCAGAGCCTGAAGGCACAGACGCTGTATGAATTTGCCGGGCAGGCCTTGCTGCACCTGCAGGTGAACCTCAGTACCCGGGCCGCGACAGCCGCGGCCCAGGTCAGCGAGCTGGTCGGAGACTGGCTGGGATTCTTCAGGGCCCAGGGCGATTGGCCTGAGCTGCGGGAGGAATATGCCTTGCTGCGACAACGCCCGTTGCAGGTCGCCAGTGCTCTGGCACTGGCCCAGCGGGACAGCCGACAGACCGTCGATGAGCTGAATGAACAAGGAATCGCGGCGCTCAAGGCGGTGCTCGCGCAGTTGCAGCCCCAGGTTGTGGATAACTTCAGCAGCGAATGGCACCTGCCAGCGGCCAACCCTTTCCTGCGTAGCCCTGCCGAGGCGCCGCGGGCGGGACTGATTCGCGGCCAGACCAGCGCACACCGCGGGCTGCGCACCTTCGCCCAGGATCGCTCGCGAAGCCGCCGAGAAACGTCGGCACTGCACCTGAGCCAGGCCCTGCCCACGGACGGTCATGACGGGGCCCTGATTCTGCGTTGGCGCCTGGCCTCGCCTGCTCCGGCCGGCTTGCACGAGCGGCTGCTGCACAGCCTCGCGCCCTTGCGCAGCGACGCCGCCCAGGCCGGTGTGCAATTGAGCTTTGCCAGCGCTGGCGAAGACTGGATGCTGACACTCAGCGGCCTGCAGCAACCCCTGCCAGCGGTGCTGCAACAAGCCTTGAAACAACTGACCCAGCCCGCCGACTCGTTCTGGCAGGAGAACCCAGCCCCCCTGGACGAAGCACCGCTGATGCCAATCCGCCAACTGCTCAGGGCCTTCAGCGAGCAGCCACAAGCCGTCGGCTCGCGTTCCGCGCAAGTGTCGGACTTGCAAGCACTGTGGGCCGACGCCCACTGGGATGGCCTGGCCCTGGGCTTGCCCGCAGGCATTCAAGAGGCCCTTGGTCGGGTGCTGCAACGGATGCCGGGCACAGCGGATGTCGGGCTCTGCCAGCCGCCGGCAGCCGAGGCGAGCCGCCGCTGGCAGAGCCTGCCCGGGGATGCCGGGGAACAGGCGCTGTTGCTGTTCTGCCCGACGCCCGGCCCGAACCTGGCCGATGAAGCGGCCTGGCGCCTGCTCGGCCAGCTGTGCCAGACACCGTTCTATCAACGCCTGCGGGTGGAGTTGCAGTTGGGCTATGCGGTGTTCAGCGCCGTGCGCCAGCGCAACGGCCAGACCGGCCTACTGTTCGGCGTGCAATCGCCCAGCGCAACGCTCAGCGAAATCCTTCAACACGTGGAGCAATTTCTCCAGCAATTGCCGGAATATCTGCGCACGCTCGACGAGGCATTCTGGAACCAGCAGCGACAGGCTCTGGCCCAGCAGTTCCAAGCCTCGCTGCTCCCCCTGGAACAGGCTGCGCAATGGCTCTGGCAGGCGAAACTGGCCGGCCATCCGTCGGATTACCTGACGCAACTGCACGCCAGCATCCTGGCGCTTACGCCCGACGCCGTGATTCAGGCCGCCAGGGTCCTGCAGGCGGCCGGCGGCTGGACACTACTGGCCAACGGGCCTTGCCCTGGAGCCCCCTGGCAAGAAGCACAATGA
- a CDS encoding carbon-nitrogen hydrolase family protein: MHVALYQCPPVPLDVAGNLQRLHKVAMEATDADLLVLPEMFLSGYNIGAEAVGALAEAQDGPSAQRIATIAQAAGTAILYGYPERSSDGQIYNAVQLIDAQGRRLCNYRKTHLFGDLDHSMFSAGADDFPLVELNGWKLGFLICYDIEFPENARRLALAGAELILVPTANMIPYDFVADVTIRARAFENQCYVAYANYCGREEQIRYCGQSSIAAPDGSRIALAGLDEALIIGTLDRPLMNQSRALNRYLADRRPELYDDLSKR, translated from the coding sequence ATGCATGTCGCCTTGTACCAGTGCCCGCCCGTGCCACTGGATGTGGCCGGTAACCTGCAACGCCTGCACAAGGTGGCCATGGAGGCCACGGATGCCGACTTGCTGGTGCTGCCGGAGATGTTTCTCAGCGGCTACAACATCGGCGCCGAAGCGGTCGGTGCCCTGGCCGAAGCCCAGGACGGTCCCTCGGCCCAACGCATCGCCACCATCGCCCAAGCGGCGGGTACGGCGATTCTCTACGGCTACCCGGAGCGCAGCAGCGACGGCCAGATCTACAATGCCGTGCAGTTGATCGACGCCCAGGGCCGCCGCCTGTGCAACTACCGCAAGACTCATCTGTTCGGTGATCTGGATCACTCGATGTTCAGCGCCGGTGCAGATGACTTCCCCCTGGTGGAGCTCAATGGCTGGAAACTCGGCTTCCTGATCTGCTACGACATCGAATTTCCGGAGAACGCCCGACGCCTGGCCCTGGCCGGTGCCGAGCTGATCCTGGTGCCGACGGCAAACATGATTCCCTACGACTTCGTCGCCGATGTGACGATTCGCGCCCGGGCCTTCGAAAACCAGTGCTACGTGGCCTACGCCAACTACTGTGGCCGGGAAGAGCAGATCCGCTATTGCGGCCAAAGCTCGATTGCCGCTCCCGACGGCAGCCGGATCGCCCTGGCCGGGCTGGACGAGGCCCTGATCATCGGCACCCTGGACCGCCCGCTGATGAACCAATCCCGTGCACTGAATCGCTACCTTGCCGATCGTCGCCCCGAGCTGTACGACGACCTGAGCAAGCGCTGA
- a CDS encoding flavin monoamine oxidase family protein, producing MNKNNRHPADGKKPITIFGPDFPFAFDDWIEHPAGLGSIPEAQHGTEVAIVGAGIAGLVAAYELMKLGLKPVVYEASKMGGRLRSQAFEGAEGIIAELGGMRFPVSSTAFYHYVDKLGLETKPFPNPLTPASGSTVIDLEGQTHYAQKLADLPALFQEVADAWADALEDGSRFSEIQQAIRDRDVPRLKELWNTLVPLWDDRTFYDFVATSKAFAKLSFHHREVFGQVGFGTGGWDSDFPNSMLEIFRVVMTNCDDHQHLVVGGVEQVPLGIWRHVPERCAHWPAGTSLSSLHHGAPRTGVKRIARAADGRFSVTDNWGDTREYAAVLTTCQSWLLTTQIECEESLFSQKMWMALDRTRYMQSSKTFVMVDRPFWKDKDPETGRDLMSMTLTDRLTRGTYLFDNGDDKPGVICLSYSWMSDALKMLPQPVEKRVKLALDALKKIYPKVDIASRIIGDPITVSWEADPHFLGAFKGALPGHYRYNQRMYAHFMQDDMPAEQRGIFIAGDDVSWTPAWVEGAVQTSLNAVWGIMKHFGGATHPENPGPGDVFHEIGPIALAD from the coding sequence ATGAACAAGAACAATCGCCATCCTGCAGACGGTAAAAAGCCGATCACCATCTTCGGCCCGGATTTTCCTTTCGCCTTCGACGACTGGATCGAGCATCCAGCCGGCCTCGGCAGCATTCCCGAAGCCCAGCACGGCACCGAAGTGGCCATCGTCGGCGCGGGTATCGCCGGCCTGGTCGCCGCTTACGAACTGATGAAGCTGGGCCTCAAGCCGGTGGTCTATGAAGCGTCGAAAATGGGTGGCCGCCTGCGCTCCCAGGCCTTCGAAGGCGCCGAAGGGATCATCGCCGAGCTGGGTGGCATGCGCTTTCCGGTGTCGTCCACGGCCTTCTATCACTACGTCGACAAGCTCGGCCTTGAGACCAAGCCTTTCCCCAACCCGCTGACCCCGGCGTCGGGCAGCACGGTCATCGATCTTGAAGGCCAGACCCACTACGCACAGAAACTCGCCGACCTGCCGGCCTTGTTCCAGGAAGTCGCCGACGCCTGGGCCGACGCCCTCGAGGACGGCTCGCGCTTCAGCGAGATCCAGCAAGCCATTCGTGATCGCGACGTGCCGCGCCTCAAGGAGTTGTGGAACACCCTGGTGCCACTGTGGGACGACCGCACCTTCTACGACTTCGTCGCCACCTCCAAGGCCTTTGCCAAACTGTCGTTCCACCATCGCGAGGTGTTCGGCCAGGTGGGTTTCGGTACTGGCGGCTGGGACTCGGACTTCCCCAACTCGATGCTGGAAATCTTCCGCGTGGTGATGACCAACTGCGACGATCACCAGCACCTGGTGGTCGGCGGCGTCGAACAGGTGCCCCTGGGCATCTGGCGCCACGTGCCGGAGCGTTGCGCCCACTGGCCGGCCGGCACCAGCCTCAGCTCGCTGCACCATGGCGCGCCACGCACCGGGGTCAAGCGCATTGCCCGGGCCGCCGACGGCCGCTTCAGCGTCACCGACAACTGGGGCGACACCCGGGAATACGCGGCGGTGCTGACCACTTGCCAGAGCTGGTTGCTGACCACCCAGATCGAATGCGAGGAATCGCTGTTCTCGCAGAAGATGTGGATGGCCCTGGACCGCACCCGCTACATGCAGTCGTCGAAGACCTTCGTCATGGTCGACCGGCCATTCTGGAAGGACAAGGACCCGGAAACCGGCCGCGACCTGATGAGCATGACCCTCACCGACCGCCTGACCCGTGGCACCTACCTGTTCGACAACGGCGACGACAAACCGGGGGTGATCTGCCTTTCGTACTCGTGGATGAGCGACGCCCTGAAGATGCTCCCGCAACCGGTGGAAAAACGCGTGAAGCTGGCCCTGGACGCGTTGAAGAAGATCTACCCCAAGGTGGATATCGCCAGCCGCATCATCGGCGATCCGATCACCGTGTCCTGGGAAGCCGATCCGCACTTCCTCGGTGCCTTTAAGGGCGCGCTGCCGGGCCATTACCGCTACAACCAGCGCATGTATGCACACTTCATGCAGGACGACATGCCGGCCGAGCAGCGCGGCATCTTCATCGCCGGCGACGATGTATCGTGGACTCCGGCCTGGGTCGAGGGCGCGGTACAGACCTCGCTCAACGCCGTGTGGGGGATCATGAAGCACTTCGGTGGCGCCACCCATCCCGAGAACCCGGGTCCGGGGGACGTGTTCCATGAGATCGGGCCGATTGCCCTGGCCGATTGA
- a CDS encoding Lrp/AsnC family transcriptional regulator, whose product MSDSRPPVLDEVDRQLIAALQINARESVAMLARQLGIARTTVTSRLARLEKTRVITGYGVRLGQRVVDGGLQAYVGIKVQPRSGKEVLRRLSGMAQVQQLCAVSGEFDYVAWLRTDSPEQLDQLLDQIGSVDGVEKTTTSIILSSKIDRGHAL is encoded by the coding sequence TTGTCCGATAGCCGCCCGCCCGTTCTTGATGAAGTCGATCGCCAGCTGATCGCCGCCCTGCAGATCAATGCCCGCGAAAGCGTGGCCATGCTCGCCCGGCAGCTGGGTATTGCCCGCACCACCGTGACTTCGCGCCTGGCGCGCCTGGAAAAGACCCGGGTCATCACCGGCTACGGCGTGCGCCTGGGCCAGAGAGTGGTCGACGGCGGCTTGCAGGCGTATGTGGGGATCAAGGTCCAGCCGCGCTCCGGCAAGGAAGTGCTGCGGCGCCTGAGCGGCATGGCCCAGGTCCAGCAACTGTGCGCGGTGAGCGGTGAGTTCGATTACGTGGCCTGGCTGCGCACCGACTCGCCGGAACAGCTGGACCAATTGCTGGACCAGATCGGCAGCGTCGACGGCGTGGAAAAGACCACCACCTCGATCATCCTCAGCAGCAAGATCGATCGCGGGCATGCGCTCTGA